The nucleotide sequence TATGGCTAACCAGAAACACATTTTGGTTAATACTGACTATTGTGTATTCGTTCAAGAAATGCTGAGTGCCTCATTGGTGTACCGCTTAAAAACTTTTCTGGACTCTCGGGAAACTAATATCAGCGCCGAAGCTAGAAAAATGCAGTACTACCTTGAAGATGGTATGAATGGTTTACTGATGAGAATTGGCGATAAAGTAACAACTAATTAAAGTGGAAATTGACTACGGTCAATTTCCATTTTTTTATCCTTGCCAATAAATAATTCTCAAAAAGGGGTTTACTATTAAAAAATAATGAGTTAATATACTTGATAAATTAAAAGAACATTAAATAAAAGCACAGATAAGCGAGAGTAAACTATTAACCGTATTCAGAGAGTGACCGTTTGATGAAAGGTCATTACGTTTAATTCTTGAAAGTAGGCTTTGAGCTGTAGATGCGAACCTGAGTGTCTAATGGATGCCACCATTAAAAGGCCAGTGATTCCGGATCAGTCCGCGATCATTAAGGTTGAGTTTATTCTCAACAAAATTAAGGTGGTACCGTGCATCTAATGCGCCCTTCGATTTAATTCGAGGGGCGTATTTTTTTGTTCTTTTAAAAAAATAGGAGGTTTTACAATGCATAAATTACTAAGACAACTAACTGAAAACGCTGGGACAATTATTCCAGCAGCTGGTAACGGCAATACTTTACAAATCTTAAACGGCTACGAGTCCGCCACCATTTATTTAGACGGTACTCTGGCAGCAAACAATCTGCTAGCTGAAAATTCTCAGGGCCTATTGACATTGTCAGAATACTCAAAATTTCTCAGAGACATGCGCTTAAAAACTGACAAAATGTTAATTGCAGATTTACAGGCTGGGTTTGGCTCACCACTGAACACTTATTACGCTGCTCAAGAGCTAGAACGTTCAGGAGCAACCGCAATGATTTTGAACGATCAAACCTATCCCGCACACAGTAACTCACACCCCATTATCACATCTGCTGAAGATTTACTTGGTAAGACTAGAGCTGCACTAGATGGAATTTCAGAAGAATCGACGGAGCTCTGGGTCAAACTAGAAGGCATGAAAGAATTTGGGTTAGAAGAAATTCGTACTAGAATCAACTACCTAGCTAAAGCTGGTGCCCATGCGATCGTCATCGACCACTTCACTGATTATGAGTTGGCATCACTGACAAATGAACCTTCTCCGCTACCATTAATTGCAACTTGGACCCCAGATACCAATCAAATTGCTGGAATTACAGCTTGGTTAGACAAGGGATATTTGGAGAAACAAGCAACTGCAGCTAAAACCGCAGCACTAAACACAATTAATTATGGAGGCCTAGAATATGCAAAAAGATAATGAGATGCGCAAACAGTTTAAGAACATGGTAATGAGTGGCAAAATCGTCCGCATGATGGTTGCTCCTGATGCCCTAGCAGCAAAAGTTGCGGAAGCAAGTGGTGCCCAGGCGGTTTTCTCCGCTGGATATGCTTCCAGTGCATCGGCCTTAGCAATGCCAGACCGCGGAATCGCCGACTTCGGTATCACGTTGGAACGGTGTCGAGAAATTATAAATGCTGTAAACATTCCCGTTTTCGCTGACGCCGACACTGGTTATGGCGATGATGACAATATTCGTCGTACCGTTGAAAATTTTGAAGCCATTGGCGCTGCCGGTATCTTTATCGAAGACCAGACTTGGCCAAAGCGTTGTGGGCACATGGATGGCAAGACCGTTGAACCCACAGAAGTATTGGAACATAAAATTAGAATTGCTGAAGAAACCAGAAAACATGACGATTTCTTAATCATGTCACGGACAGATGCCCGCGCTGTTAATGGACTTGAAGATGCCATCAACCGTAGCAAACGTTACCGGGCAGCTGGTGCCGACCTGATTTTCATTGAGGCACCACAAAGCATCGAAGAATTGGAAACAATCCACGAAGCGTTCCCAGATACTCCAATGATGGCCAACATGATTGAAGACAGAAAGACACCACTTACCGAAACATCCGAGCTAGAACGACTTGGCTTTAACATTGTAGTTCACCCTAACGCTATGACCTACACTCAAGCATTCGCCGAAAAAGAGTTGATTGAAACCCTTAAGCGGGACGGAACCACCAAGGCTTTCAAGGACCATATGATTACGTTCCCAAAGTTCAATGAATTTGTAGGTCTCGATAAAGTTAACAACCGGGACGCAATGTACAGCCCTGAAAAAATGCACGCATATATGGATTAACAATTGGAGGTTATTATATGGAAGCAAGTTCAATTAAATTAGAAGCCGCGCTTAACAGCGCCAAGGAAACCCCACTGTTCTACAAAGTTTTTGCTCTAGCTGGCGCCGGAATGATTCTAGATGCAGCTGACGTTTACATGGCTAGTGCTATCAATAGTTCCCTAATCGCGAGTAAATTCGCGAGTATTAGCCAAGGATCGTTCTTCTTATCAAGTGGTTTCTTAGGACTATTTATTGGTTCAATTTTAGCCGGATACATAGGCGACTTTTATGGTCGTAAGCGCGCCTATCAGTTTAATTTATTACTGTTTGGCGCATTTACCTTACTATCATCAATCGCCCCAAACATGACAATTTTAATTTTATTTAGGTTTATTTCAGCCATTGGTCTCGGTGCCGAAATCGTCACCGGGTACGCAGTTGTTAATGAGTTTGCTCCAATAAAACGGCGTGGCCACTGGTCTGGAATGACAGCGATTGTTGCCAACACTGGTGCTCCAATCACCTTATTGATTGCGACCTTTATGATTCCACGATTTGGTTGGCGTTCCATGTTCATTTTAATTGGAAGTTTTGCAATCATTCTTTGGTTTCTGAGAAGACATTTCCCAGAATCTCCCCGTTGGCTACTAGCTAAAGGTAGAACCTCTGAAGCTAACGAAATAATTGAAAAACTAACTCAACGTGGACTGTACGAGGAAGGCGAACTCAAGGATAAAAACGAACCAGCTGTTCATATCAGTTTTTCTAAGGGATTATTTATTGCCGTTATTGCGGTTAGTGCAACTCTGCTCTGCCAATACACATTCACTTCATGGGTACCAACGTTGCTATTAAAACAAGGGATCGACATCGTTGGTTCAATCGGTTTTTCAGCAATTATGATGATTGGCGCCCCAATTGGTTCTGCAATCGGTGCACTATTAATTGATAAGACTGGTCGAAAAAAGTTAATTATTTCAGCATTTATCTCAACCGCAATCTTAGGAATCGCATATCCATACGAACAAACTACTGCAGGCACCCTAATCAATGGTTTCTTATTAACAATCACGCTCTACATCCTAGTTGCCAGCGTTGTTAGTATTTACACCAACGAGCTTTTCGAAACCTCACACAGGTTTAGGGGAGCAGGAATTGCGAATGGAACATCTAAGCTGCTAAACGTTTTAATGCCAACGACCGTTGCCTTCTTGATTACTCAGATTTCAACTTCGTTTATCTTCTACGGGATTGCTGCATTAGCAATCATCGCTTCGATAATCATTGGAATTTTTGGACCAGAAACGGATCAAAAAGCCATCAAGTAACAAAAAAGTCATTTCAACAGACCGTTGAAATGACTTTTTTCTATCTCTTATAATCTTTTCGATACGCAATTCCCACCATTACCAAGTTCACAATCACTAGTAGCGTGGTCATCAAGAACACATGACGATAATCAAAGATTCCAGCAACCCCTGAAGCTAACATTGGTCCCACCACACACCCAAATGCTTGAGCAGATTGGTAGTAACTAAAGATTCGGCTCACAGATTGAGTTGGTGATTCAAGGGTCAGGACAGTTTGGACAACCGGCAACAAGGCAGCGTCCGCGATCCCGATAAGGAACCTGAGTACCCCTAAGAATCCAACTGAAGTTACAAAAAACATTGGGAAGAACACAATTCCTGAGAATGCTAATCCCCACAACAGCACTTTTTGCGGACCAACTCGGTCACCTAACTCACCTAATTTAGGAGCTGAAAACAACGTGGCAATTCCAGGTAGAGCCGCAATGATTCCACTCATAAAAGCAACATTCCCATGACCATGCATCAATTGTTTAACAAACAAACTGATGATTGGGTTAATTGAGTTGGTGGCTGCTTGAATAAGCAATGATGAAGCAAACATCGCCCACACCACCCGTTTATGAGCAATCCCAGCAAAGGCTTCCTTGATTCCACTTTTCGCCTTCTTAGCAATCGGGGTAAAGTTTTCCTTCACAAAGAACAGGGTCACCATCGATGCACAGAACATCATAAACCCAAAGATGAAAAACGGAATCCGATAGCCAAACATTCCAGCAAGATAACCACCAATAATCGGACCAATCAGCTGACCACCGACAGTTCCCGTGGTCATTTTCCCCATCGCTGAACCACTTTTGTCACTAGGAACTTCACTCGCAACCAACGCATAGGCGTTATTAATGTAACCAGAGAAGGTTCCCTGAATTGCCCGAATGATGATAAGTACCCACACATTTGGTGAAAAACCCGTTAGTGTAGCGCTAATCGTCATTCCAAACGCTGCTCTTAGCAACATTGGTTTACGGCCAGTTCTATCAGCTAAGTTCCCCCATAGTGGCGAGACAATTGCTTGGGATAAGAAGGTCACTGCAAAGGCAGCCCCCGCATATAAAGTTAGTTCCCACTTGGGAAAGTTTCCCATTTGGGAGATAAATAGCGGCAGGAAGGGCAAAGACATGCTTGCTCCAGCCCCCGTCGCAAAGTTTCCAAACCACAACGCTCGCATGTTTCGTTGCCACTGTGGTGTGCTGCTGTTACTCATAAAAGATGAACCTTTCTATTTAAAAATCGAGTCAAACAATAATTGAGTATAAACGTTTTTAACAAAAAATAAAGGGGCTTACCCATGGCTGACCAACGTCAACTCGGATAAGTCCCTTCGACTTGAATTATTTTTTAGTTAATTGTTGTTGCAACCACTGACTAATGTAGTAGCCAAATTGTTGGTAAGTTTGGCTAGTTGGATGAACCCGGTGATCATAGTATTTTTGGTAGAAATTTGTCTTATTGATGAAGTATGGGTGAGCCTTAGAAATATTATAGGTAGGAATTCCTAACTTTTTATAGGTCTGCGCCATCCCTCTTTGTAGTTCTGGGAAAGTGTAACCACCAATTCCGACTCTAGTGTTGATATCACTAAAATCAAATCTAGGTAGTGGAATAATCCCATAAATTTTTATTTTAGGATTTTGCTTTCTGATATATTTGATTGCTTGCGTCATCTTTGCCTGTACCTGCTTAAGACTAGCAGTGCTGTGGCGATAATCATTAGTTCCGTATTCAATCACTAACACATTAGGATTCTTAAAATTAATGGTTGGCAAAATTGTGAACAGATCGTTGAAATTATGACCCGTTACTGACGAACGAACGTGACCCTGCTTGTGGACCTTAGCTTGTAGATACTTATGAACCCACAGCGGGAAACTGGCATTTTTATAGTTGTAATAACCGTTATAACCCTTAGTAATTGAGTCACCCATAAATAAGATGGTGTTCTTCTTCATGCTTGCGGTGTTAGGCAATGCCACTCGATAGTGTCGATTAACAACAGTTGCGATTGCCTTGCGTGGTACAACCAACTTTTTAGTTTGATTACCACTTTGGACTTCATAAAGATCGCCAGCAACAGACTTACCAACTGCATACCACACCGTCTTGGGGTGGGTCATAGTTAGTTTTTTATCCTTAACGTAGACTGGAATCGCGTCCATTTTACTGAACTCAACTTGATTTAATTTTTTAACTGTTTGCTGGCGTGCACTTGCGGGTGCGTGCGTGGTAGCCCCGCCTGACACAACCGGGTAAGTTGCGCAAACCAATAAAGCACCCAGGCTAATAATTGCCTTGCTGATAAACTTGCTCTTCATTATTAAACTCTCCCAAAACTGTTTCATTAACATTTATATATACTACCAAAATCCCCAATTAATGTGAAGAACTTGTCACAGAATTCAGGCTCAATATCTTGACAATCAGATTAAGAAGTGATTTCACAAAGATTACATTGAGTAAAACGTTGATATGTTAGGGATAATCCAACTTTTATTTTTTGCTTGTTAAACCGCTTACATCACTTTATACTTAAAGCAATCACATAAGGAGGGTTCACAAGATGACTCACAAAAATAGATATGCAATTATTGGATTATTAGGTATGCTTTCCGTTTTATTACTGATCGTAACCGGCTGTGGAAAATCAAATTCCAGCAAAGCACCAATTACCGTGGCCACGTCAGGGACACTTTACCCCACTTCATTTCACGATGAAAAATCAAATAAGCTGACAGGATTTGACGTAGAGGTTGTTCGAGCCGTTGCCAAAAAACTCGGTCGTAAAGTTGAGTTCAAAGAAATGAACGTTGCTGGTCAACTAACAGCTGTCAAGACCGGTAAAGTTGACATGGCTGCTAATGATTTCTCAATCTCTCCTGCTAGAAAGAAGCAATTCGTACTATCTACCCCATACAAACACTCATGGAACAGTATGGTAGTTCGGAAAAAAGATAATTCTGGCATCCATTCATGGGCTGACATCAAGGGCAAAAAAGCTGCCGGTGAAGCAGGAACCAGTTACCAAAAGTTGGCAAAACAATTGGGAGCAAAAACCGTTAACTACGATAACGTTGCTAACTCAGTTTATTTAAAGGACGTCAAAAATGGACGGACCGATCTAATTATGAATGACTACTACCTACAAAAACTTGCCCTTTCAGCTGTGCCAAATAATGGTTTGAAGATTTTAACCAACATGTTCTTCACTACCAATGATGATGGTGCTGGAACCGGGATTTTAATGAAGAAGAGCAATACTAAATTAGCAAAGCAAGTTAACAAAGCTCTCAAGGAATTAAAAAAGGACGGCACTTTAAAGAAGATTTCTATGAAGTACTACAAGGCAGACGTAACCAAGAAGCCTAACGTGAAGATTTCTCGGAACTTTACGATTAAATAGTAACCAGGTGATTTGATGTCGATTCTTCACTATCTATCAATCCCCAACTTTTTCGACGCTCCATTAGCTTTCAACTCGGTACCAAAAATTCTCGCTGGGTTTCCGTTATCGATTATCCTAACAATCATCAGTTTTATTCTGGCCTTGACCTTAGGACTTTTGTTGACACTAGCTCAACTTAGTAAACGTAAACTTTTTCACCGCCTTGCAAGAGCCTTTATCTCCTTCATGCGTGGTGTACCAATGATCGTGGTTTTGTTTGTCGTTTACTTTGGATTCAATACTGCTGCATTACCAGCTGCAATCATTTCGTTTAGTATCGTCAGCAGTGCATTTGTCTCCGAAGTCTTTCGGTCCTCATTTATGGCCGTGGATACTGGTCAGTGGGAGGCAGCCTACTCACTAGGTTTGTCGTACCGAATTGTGGTGGCAAAAATCGTGTTTCCACAGGCTTTTCGAATTGCAATCCCAGCTTTAGGAAATATTTTATTGGATCTGTTTAAAAGCACGTCACTTGCAGCAATGATCACCGTCAGTGAAATGTTCATGAATGCACAGATTGTTGCTGGCGCCCATCAGGACTACATGACGATCTACTTAACGATTGCCGTGATTTACTGGTTCTTCTGTTGGTTGTTGACGGTTGGACAGACGATGTTGGAGAAAAAGTTGGCATAACCAAAAACCGCAAACCTCGCTTGAGGTTTGCGGTTTTGTCTTCGTCTTTATAGTTCTTCTTCTCGGTACTTAACCAAATCAGCGGTGATTGCTTTAGTACTTGGATAGATTTGCTTATAAATTTCATGAAGTCGTTGATATTTTTTAACGTTGTCAGGTTTTGGTAGAAATACATCCTTAAATGACACAAAAGTCTTGGTACATTCCTGAACGTCTTTGAACCAGCCCAACCCGACAGCCGCAAGCATTGCTGCCCCAAGGCCAGGTCCCTGTTCATTTTTAAGGGAAACCACCTTAACGTTGAAAATATCGGCCTGAATTTGTTGCCAAAGCGGACTCTTTGCCCCACCACCGATTGAAACGACAGTGTCGAACTTGGCTCCATTTTCTTCGTAAATGTCCATAATATCTCTGAACGAAAAGATGATGCCCTCTAGGACAGCCCGAACAAAGTCATGCCGCTTATGAATTCCATCAATTCCAATAAAGCTACCACGGATATCAGCATCTGCATAAGGTGCTCGTTCACCAACAATATATGGTGCAAATAACAGACCGTTTGCACCTACTGTTGACTCAGCCGCACTTTCAACAACTGAAGTAAAATCTTCGTTTTCAGCAAACGTCTTCTTAAACCAACTTAATGAAAACCCAGCGGCCAAGGTAACTCCCATTGAATAAAACGCATCCGGAATCGCATGATCTTCATACTGCAGAACCCCACGGTAATTAGTTTCCTTTTGTGGCTCATACTTTAAAATTACTCCGGAAGTCCCAATACTTGAAAGCACCTTAGTTGGCGAATCGATTCCAGCGCCGACTGCTCCGCAAGCATTGTCTGCACCACCACCAAATGTTTTAGTGGTTGTCGATAACCCAGAATACTCTGAATATGCTGGGGTAATGTTGCCAGTTTCATCAATCGAACGAACCAGTGGTGGACAGAGCGATTCTGGAATATCGAACGCCTCTAGAATTTCTTGGCTCCATTGTTGGGTATCGACATCCAGCATTACCGTTCCAGTAGCATCGGAATAATCCATTGCCAAGTTCCCAGTCATTCTAAACCTGAGGTAGTCCTTAGGGAGCAACATTGTTTTTGCCTTAGCAAAAATTTCAGGTTGATTTTCTTTAACCCACAGCAGTTTGGGTAAAGTGAAACCTTCGAGCGGTTTGTTATGAGTGATGTCGATAAATTTTTCGCCCATCTTAGCCAAAATCTCCTCGCACTGTTTGGTCGAACGAGTATCATTCCAAAGCATGGCTGGACGCAAAACTTCGTTGTTCTCATCCAAAAGGACTAGCCCATGCATCTGACCAGAGTAACTGATACCGGCAATGTCTTCCGGCTTGATTTGATCATTTAAAATTAACCGTACAATAGAAACTGTGGTTGCGCTAACCCAGTCCTCTGGATCTTGTTCTGCATAACCTGGTTTGGGTTGTTGGAGGGGGAAATCCATTCCCTCTTGAGCAATAATTGTTCCGTCAGCAGTTACAGCCGAAACTTTTACTGAGCTAGTTCCTAAATCAACTCCAAGAACACACTGTGCCATGTTAATTACCTCCCTTATCAAAAAAGGATGGAAGGTTAATTCCATCCCTTTTGAAAATATTGTTTTTAGAAGAAAGATTCATTTGTTACTAATACTTGTAGTGATTACTTTGAAAGTGTGTCAATGATGTAATGGTTAATTGTGTCCTTAACTCTTTCAAGATGATCTGATGAAGTTGCGTCACGCAATTCCTTTTGGGTCTTGTCTAATGAGTAGTCTTCAAGAGTCTTCATGTCGGCCTTACCACTTTCAATGTCAGCACCGATACCACTGTTGTATGAACTATAGCGTTCCTTAACGATGTCTTCAAGAACACCGTCTTCCTTCATCTTGTTAGCAACTCTAAGTCCAGCAGCAAATGTATCCATACCAACAATATGACTGTAGAATAGGTCATTTGCTTCAAATGATGAACGACGAGGCTTAGCATCAAAGTTTAATCCACCACGAGGGCCAATTCCGCCTGCTTCAACGACTTCATACATCGCTCCTACTGCTTCGTACAAGTCTGAAGGGAATTCATCAATATCCCAACCAATCAACTTGTCTCCTTGGTTTGCATCCAATGAACCAAGCATACCGGCTTCGCGTGCAACACGAATTTCGTGTTGGTACGTATGACCTGCTAAGTTAGCATGGTTACCTTCAAGGTTAAGCTTGAAGTCTTTATCCAAACCGTATTCCTTCATAAATGAAATAGTAGTAGCGGCATCGAAATCATATTGATGAGTTGATGGTTCCTTTGGTTTTGGTTCAAGTAGCATTTGAGCATCAAAGCCAATTTCATTAGCGTAATCTTTTGCCATGTGGAACAACTTAGCTGCATGCTCTTGTTCCATCTTCATATCAGTGTTCCACAGTGATTCGTAACCTTCACGGCCACCCCAGAATACGTAGTTTTCAGAACCTACACGCTTACCAATTTCAAGACTGTGTTTTAATTGGGCAGCTGAGTAAGCAAAGATGTCAGCGTATGGTGATGTACCTGCACCTGAAACAAAACGTGGGTTTGTGAACATGTTTGAAGTATTCCAAAGAACCTTCATACCACTTGTCTTTTGATTTTCCACAATCTTGTCAACAACTTTATCCAAGTTCTTGTTAGTCTCACGAAGGGTATCGCCTTCTGGAGCTAAATCACGATCATGGAATGCTAAGTAGTCAACACCCAATTTGTCGTAAAATTCAAAAGCATAGTCAACTTTTGCAAGTGCTTGATCCATTGGATCTGAGTACTTGTCATATGGACGAATTGCAGTTCCATCACCAAATGGGTCAACTAAACGTTGATCAAATGTGTGCCAGTAAGCAACTGAAAAGCGCAACCAGTCACGCATCTTCTTACCACCAATAACTTCATCAGGGTTGTAGTATTGGAAAAAGTTTCCTGACTTTAAATCTTTTGTTCCTTCATATTTAATTTTATCAATATCCCAGTAACTCATAAGATAGCCTCCAAGTTATTTGTTTTATTTTTAATTAGTTTGTCTATCCAACCAACTTACAAATTTAATTATAAAAGGCTTGATCATTTTTTGCAAGCCTTTTCATAATTTTATTTTTTATAATTCTTTGTAATCGAAATAATCAAATTCAGCGGGCTCGTCATATCCCGCATAATCGACAGCTGCTAAGCCAACAAATGCACCAGTAAAAAATCCACCATATGTTTGTAGCACATAGTCATCAGATAAAACCGCTGCATCTAATTTAACAGGTACCTCTTTCCATTCTTTACCATCAAACGAATATTCATAGGTATATGTTTGTTTTCTAACTTTAGTCCTGAAGTACACAGCTTCAATATTGGCAGGGATACTAATTGCGTCTTCTTTCAAATAAGACGTATAGTTTCCACGATTATTTTCAGCAACTTCAATAACTCGTCCCTTGTTTTCATCAAAAGTAACAAAGATCCATGACCAATGTTTATCATTATAGAAGTTAGTTAATCCCGCCATTTGCTGGTATGAGAACGGATTAAATTTAACTTTTGTTTCAGCATCAAAATTAAACGCTTGCCATCTACTTGCAACCAGTGATACATCAAAGGTACTTGCTAGTGAATTTTTTCCAACTAGTCTTAAATTTCCGCTACCAGTCGAACCCATTTCAGCATTGAAAGGCACCCTTAATGTGTTCCAATCGTTATCCAATACGTCATCGTCAAAATCATCGTGGCGAGAATGGTCCAACGGAGCATCAGTAATAATCGCATCTTTAGGCGCATCAACCTCAACTTGTCCGCCGTGTCCTCCAACTATTCTTGGCCAGCCTTCATCATCCCACTCAACTTTCTGAATTGATGTTTCTCTACCCAGCGTGCTCCAGCCACGAGGATCATACGCTGACTCATTATCATGATTCCATGGTCGTGAGCTTAACGATGCATAGTACCACTCCCCGCCCGGTGTACTAACAAGTGCACCATGCCCTTGTTTTTGAATTTCCAAATCGGGAGTATCAAAGTTTGTTAAAAACACTTCTCCAGGTTCTGTAGCAAATGAATCAGCATC is from Lentilactobacillus curieae and encodes:
- a CDS encoding isocitrate lyase/phosphoenolpyruvate mutase family protein is translated as MHKLLRQLTENAGTIIPAAGNGNTLQILNGYESATIYLDGTLAANNLLAENSQGLLTLSEYSKFLRDMRLKTDKMLIADLQAGFGSPLNTYYAAQELERSGATAMILNDQTYPAHSNSHPIITSAEDLLGKTRAALDGISEESTELWVKLEGMKEFGLEEIRTRINYLAKAGAHAIVIDHFTDYELASLTNEPSPLPLIATWTPDTNQIAGITAWLDKGYLEKQATAAKTAALNTINYGGLEYAKR
- a CDS encoding isocitrate lyase/PEP mutase family protein encodes the protein MQKDNEMRKQFKNMVMSGKIVRMMVAPDALAAKVAEASGAQAVFSAGYASSASALAMPDRGIADFGITLERCREIINAVNIPVFADADTGYGDDDNIRRTVENFEAIGAAGIFIEDQTWPKRCGHMDGKTVEPTEVLEHKIRIAEETRKHDDFLIMSRTDARAVNGLEDAINRSKRYRAAGADLIFIEAPQSIEELETIHEAFPDTPMMANMIEDRKTPLTETSELERLGFNIVVHPNAMTYTQAFAEKELIETLKRDGTTKAFKDHMITFPKFNEFVGLDKVNNRDAMYSPEKMHAYMD
- a CDS encoding MFS transporter, with translation MEASSIKLEAALNSAKETPLFYKVFALAGAGMILDAADVYMASAINSSLIASKFASISQGSFFLSSGFLGLFIGSILAGYIGDFYGRKRAYQFNLLLFGAFTLLSSIAPNMTILILFRFISAIGLGAEIVTGYAVVNEFAPIKRRGHWSGMTAIVANTGAPITLLIATFMIPRFGWRSMFILIGSFAIILWFLRRHFPESPRWLLAKGRTSEANEIIEKLTQRGLYEEGELKDKNEPAVHISFSKGLFIAVIAVSATLLCQYTFTSWVPTLLLKQGIDIVGSIGFSAIMMIGAPIGSAIGALLIDKTGRKKLIISAFISTAILGIAYPYEQTTAGTLINGFLLTITLYILVASVVSIYTNELFETSHRFRGAGIANGTSKLLNVLMPTTVAFLITQISTSFIFYGIAALAIIASIIIGIFGPETDQKAIK
- a CDS encoding MFS transporter; this translates as MSNSSTPQWQRNMRALWFGNFATGAGASMSLPFLPLFISQMGNFPKWELTLYAGAAFAVTFLSQAIVSPLWGNLADRTGRKPMLLRAAFGMTISATLTGFSPNVWVLIIIRAIQGTFSGYINNAYALVASEVPSDKSGSAMGKMTTGTVGGQLIGPIIGGYLAGMFGYRIPFFIFGFMMFCASMVTLFFVKENFTPIAKKAKSGIKEAFAGIAHKRVVWAMFASSLLIQAATNSINPIISLFVKQLMHGHGNVAFMSGIIAALPGIATLFSAPKLGELGDRVGPQKVLLWGLAFSGIVFFPMFFVTSVGFLGVLRFLIGIADAALLPVVQTVLTLESPTQSVSRIFSYYQSAQAFGCVVGPMLASGVAGIFDYRHVFLMTTLLVIVNLVMVGIAYRKDYKR
- a CDS encoding SGNH/GDSL hydrolase family protein; translated protein: MKSKFISKAIISLGALLVCATYPVVSGGATTHAPASARQQTVKKLNQVEFSKMDAIPVYVKDKKLTMTHPKTVWYAVGKSVAGDLYEVQSGNQTKKLVVPRKAIATVVNRHYRVALPNTASMKKNTILFMGDSITKGYNGYYNYKNASFPLWVHKYLQAKVHKQGHVRSSVTGHNFNDLFTILPTINFKNPNVLVIEYGTNDYRHSTASLKQVQAKMTQAIKYIRKQNPKIKIYGIIPLPRFDFSDINTRVGIGGYTFPELQRGMAQTYKKLGIPTYNISKAHPYFINKTNFYQKYYDHRVHPTSQTYQQFGYYISQWLQQQLTKK
- a CDS encoding transporter substrate-binding domain-containing protein, coding for MTHKNRYAIIGLLGMLSVLLLIVTGCGKSNSSKAPITVATSGTLYPTSFHDEKSNKLTGFDVEVVRAVAKKLGRKVEFKEMNVAGQLTAVKTGKVDMAANDFSISPARKKQFVLSTPYKHSWNSMVVRKKDNSGIHSWADIKGKKAAGEAGTSYQKLAKQLGAKTVNYDNVANSVYLKDVKNGRTDLIMNDYYLQKLALSAVPNNGLKILTNMFFTTNDDGAGTGILMKKSNTKLAKQVNKALKELKKDGTLKKISMKYYKADVTKKPNVKISRNFTIK
- a CDS encoding amino acid ABC transporter permease, which encodes MSILHYLSIPNFFDAPLAFNSVPKILAGFPLSIILTIISFILALTLGLLLTLAQLSKRKLFHRLARAFISFMRGVPMIVVLFVVYFGFNTAALPAAIISFSIVSSAFVSEVFRSSFMAVDTGQWEAAYSLGLSYRIVVAKIVFPQAFRIAIPALGNILLDLFKSTSLAAMITVSEMFMNAQIVAGAHQDYMTIYLTIAVIYWFFCWLLTVGQTMLEKKLA
- the xylB gene encoding xylulokinase, translating into MAQCVLGVDLGTSSVKVSAVTADGTIIAQEGMDFPLQQPKPGYAEQDPEDWVSATTVSIVRLILNDQIKPEDIAGISYSGQMHGLVLLDENNEVLRPAMLWNDTRSTKQCEEILAKMGEKFIDITHNKPLEGFTLPKLLWVKENQPEIFAKAKTMLLPKDYLRFRMTGNLAMDYSDATGTVMLDVDTQQWSQEILEAFDIPESLCPPLVRSIDETGNITPAYSEYSGLSTTTKTFGGGADNACGAVGAGIDSPTKVLSSIGTSGVILKYEPQKETNYRGVLQYEDHAIPDAFYSMGVTLAAGFSLSWFKKTFAENEDFTSVVESAAESTVGANGLLFAPYIVGERAPYADADIRGSFIGIDGIHKRHDFVRAVLEGIIFSFRDIMDIYEENGAKFDTVVSIGGGAKSPLWQQIQADIFNVKVVSLKNEQGPGLGAAMLAAVGLGWFKDVQECTKTFVSFKDVFLPKPDNVKKYQRLHEIYKQIYPSTKAITADLVKYREEEL
- the xylA gene encoding xylose isomerase, which codes for MSYWDIDKIKYEGTKDLKSGNFFQYYNPDEVIGGKKMRDWLRFSVAYWHTFDQRLVDPFGDGTAIRPYDKYSDPMDQALAKVDYAFEFYDKLGVDYLAFHDRDLAPEGDTLRETNKNLDKVVDKIVENQKTSGMKVLWNTSNMFTNPRFVSGAGTSPYADIFAYSAAQLKHSLEIGKRVGSENYVFWGGREGYESLWNTDMKMEQEHAAKLFHMAKDYANEIGFDAQMLLEPKPKEPSTHQYDFDAATTISFMKEYGLDKDFKLNLEGNHANLAGHTYQHEIRVAREAGMLGSLDANQGDKLIGWDIDEFPSDLYEAVGAMYEVVEAGGIGPRGGLNFDAKPRRSSFEANDLFYSHIVGMDTFAAGLRVANKMKEDGVLEDIVKERYSSYNSGIGADIESGKADMKTLEDYSLDKTQKELRDATSSDHLERVKDTINHYIIDTLSK